ACCTGTTATTCGAGCGAATCGGCACCTGGCCGCTGGTCGTCGCCTTGCCGGAGGATCATCCGCTGGCCATCCAGAAAACCTTGCGCGTGCCGATGCTCGCCGCCGAGTCGTTGATCATCTATGCCGCCCACGGCGCCGACGAATACATGCTGGCCGGGTTGCGCCGGGCGCTGGGTCGCGAGCCCAAGGTGCAACGGACCACCAGCACCTTGAGCGTGCTGGCGCTGGTGGCCGCGGGCATGGGCGTCGCGATGGTGCCGGCGCCGTTGATGCAGGTCACGATCCCGGGCCTGACCTACCGCCCGTTCGACGACGTGGAACCGCACACCGACTTGCTGCTGATCAGTCGCGTCAACGAAATCGGCGGTGCGGTGCGGGCGTTTTTGCGGGTTGCGCATCAGGGTGGTTTGGCGGCTGCGACGCTTCGCTAGTGTGGGGTGCGTCAAGCCGCATTCAGCTTTCCGTATTGGCCAGAGAAGAACAACAGCGGTCGCGCCTGTGCCGCCTCGACAAGTTCGATCACTTCAGCGATGTACAACTGGTGATCGCCGGCGGCATGGATCTGCACCACCCGGGCAACAATGTGCGCCAGGCTGCCTTCGATGATTGGCACGCCCTGAAGCTTGTTCATGGCCACGTCCAGTCCCTCCACGGCGCGGCCGGCAAAGTGGCCACTGATGTGCTCCTGTTGTTCGGTGAGGAAATTCACGCCGTAACAGTCGCCTTGCTTGATGTGTTTGCAGAAGCGTGACTCGTTCTTGATCGACACCAGGATCAGTTGCGGCTCCAGCGACACCGACAGGAAGGCATTGGCCGTCATGCCTGCGGCTTCATTTTCTCGTTCGTAGGTCACCACGGTGACCCCGGTGGCAAAGCGGCCCATCACGCGGCGAAACTTGGCGGCGTCATTGTGTGCATCGTTCATGGTCATTCCCCATTGGTTTGCAAGCGGTCAGTACGCCTGACCGCGCGAGTCGTGCAATCACACCAGCGGTGTGTTCGCCTCTTTGCCACACAGGATTCTTCCGAACAGCTCCAGGTTGGTGGAGGTGCACACCACGCCATGCAGGTTGGCTACCCTGGCGTCGCGCCACAGTCGATTGAATGGGTTGGCACTGCCAGCCAGGGAACCGCCGCTGGCTGTGGCCAACAGGTCGACACCTTCCCAGATCAACTGACTGGCATAACCGGTGTCGCGACGAATGCGCGCGCGAGTCTGCCGGTCCATCGTGGTGCCGGCAGCGGCGCAGGCGTCGATTTCATCTACACAACGCTCCACCACCAAGCGCGCAGCGTCGAGCTTGGCCGAGGCTTCACCCACCTGCAGGTGAGTGACGGCGGCCTCGTCCTGTTGGCTGTACCAGGTGTACTGGATGCCGCGACCAGGCAGTTTGGCGAGGAAAGTTTCCAGGGCGGCCTTGGCGATGCCCAAGGCCGGAAACACAAGGATAATGGCCAGCAACGGGATGAACGCGCCGCGATACAGCGCTTCACCTTGCAAATGGGTGGAGGCATATTCGCCGGCGATGGCTTTGGACACCGAAGCAATACGCTCATCGGGCACGAACAGATTTTTCACCGACACCGAGGTGCTGCCGCTGCCGCGCAGCGCCATGGTGTCCCAGTCGTGCAGCAACGTGATGTCTTCAATCGGAATGAGCGCCAAGCCCTGGTCCACGGTTTCACCGGCTTCATTGACGATGGGAATCCCGAGCAGGTCCCACTGAGCGTGATACACGCCGCTGTTGAAACCCCACAGGCCTTCCTCGATGAGGATACCGCCGGCCACGCGCTTGACCTGGGCCTTGCGCGGCGACAGCACGCCACTGCTGCGCACCTTGCCGCCACTGGCGAAGATCGGGTCACTGACGGTTTTGGAATACAAGGTGGCGAGCATCCAGTTGCAGATATTGATCAGGGCGCAGGCCCAGCCCGCCGACCCATCGCCACGACCGATTTCACTGACTACTTCCATGTAGGTTCTGACGCTGGTTTGCAGACCGCCATGCTGGCGTGGAATCATCAGGTCGAAGGCGCCGATGGCGTCAAGATCGTTCACGGTATTCTCGGGCAGACGCGCCAATTCATCGACTTCACGGGTACGCGAGCGCAGGGTTGCGACAAGACCGCTGGCGCGAGCGATCAAATCGTTGCTATCCACTTGGGCGTTGACAGTTACGTTGGCGAGGAGGGAATTCATGGCTTTTCCTGTTATTGAGATTATTGGATGAGCTTCTGACACAATAGTGACGAATCTGTCACGGTGACGAATTCGATATTAATAGAAATATATTTTTTTAGTAAAGATATAAATTCATCTATTCGCCCGTGCGATTCGAGGCGAAAAGGCATAACGCAATGGAAATTATGGCAACACAGACAATCGAGTTGGACGCACCGCTGGATCACCGCAGCGTCACCGCCCAGCGCAAGCGCGATGCGATGCGCGCGCGGATACTATCGGCGACCATGGATTTACTGGAGGACCCGTCGAAGGTTTCAGTTACCATCGAAGACGTGGCACGGGTGGCGAACATTTCCCGAGGCGCTTTCTACAAACACTTTGCTTCGCTGGAGGAGGCCGTGGCCGCCATCGGCCAGGAAGCCACCGACGGCATGACGTTGCACATCCTGCCGGTGTATGACGTGCTGACCCATCCGCTGGAGCGCATCAGCACGGCGATGCGCCTGTTTTTGCTGCGCGCCCACACCGACCGGCGTTGGGCGGCGTTTTTCCTGCGGGCGGATTTGGTCCAGGACCAATCGATCCTGCTCAAGTACGTGCTGGCCGACCTGCAGGCGGGGCGCGATGCAGGCCTGCTTGACCTGCCCTCGATGCAGGCCGGGGTCGACGCGTTGATTGGCGCGACCCTGGAAGGGGTGCGAAGCATGAACCAGCGCCGGGTCGACGACCCGCAGGCTTACATCGACGCGGTCATTCTGATGGTGCTGCGCGGTTTTGGCGTGGAGAACATGTCGGCGCATGAGGCCGTGACGTTTTCCCGGTCCTACCTGCAAACGCAAGCTCAGGTCGACTGAACCCTCAATCGTGCCAGCAGCGATACCAGCCGTTTTTCTCGCTGATGTGCAACGGCGTCTCGTAGAGGTCCGACAGGTGTGCGCTGGTCAAGAGTTCCGATTTAGGGCCATCGGCAACAATCTGCCCCTGCCTGATCAACACCACGCGCTCGATTTCCGGAATGATCTCGTCGACGTGGTGGGTGGTAATCAGCAGCGCGCGACCCTCACTGCAAAAGCCGCGCAACAGCGTCAGCATGGCCAGGCTCGCGCCCATGTCGAGGCCGTTGGCCGGTTCGTCGAAAATCAGCGCCTGGGGTTCATGCACCAGTGCTCGGGCGAGCAACAGGCGCCTTTTCTGCCCGGTGGACAGGCGCTGGAACATGCAGGATTCATCGTGTGAAATCCCCAGCCTGGCCATCATCGCGCGCGCCTGCTCGCGCTGCAGTTCGGTAGGCTGCAAGTGTTCATGAGCGCCAATGGCACCGAAAAAACCGGACACCACCACGTCCAGCGCGCTGGTGTATGGCGTGTAATCTTCCTGCAGGTCCTGAGACACGAAACCGATCCTGTTGCGCAGTTGCCACAGGTTCAGGGTCTCGCTGCCGAACAGCTTCAAATAGCTGCCGTCCTGAGCGACGGGGTAGAGTTCCCGGTTGATCAATTTCAGTAAGGTGCTTTTCCCCGCACCGTTGGGGCCGAGAATCGCCACGCGCTCCTGCGGGCCGATGTTCAGGGACAACTGGTCCAGCACTCGGGTCTGTTGCTGATACGCCGTGACTTGATGCAGTTCGATCATGTGAAAAACCTTGCAGGAAAAGAGGCAGAAATAGCCGGGCTAAATGCGAAATCTGTCGATGTGTCCACGTAGCCCTGCGGCCAAGTGTGACAACTCTTCGCTGGTCGAGTGTATCTGTACAGCGCTGTTCGAGCTTTGCAACGACAGATCGCGAATATTGACCAGGCTGCGGTCGATTTCCCGAGACGCCAGTGCCTGTTGTTCTGAAGCGCTGGCGATGACCACGTTCATCTGGCTGATCGTCTCCACGGCAACGGTGACCTCTTGCAGGGCCGAGTACGCTTCCCGGGCAATGCCCAAGGTCGAATGGACACGCTCGGTGCTCAGCTGCATGGACGACAGCGCGTGTGTCGCCACGCTGCGCACCGAGCTGACCATCTGCTCGATTTCGCCCGTCGATTGCTGGGTCCTGAAGGCCAGCGCCCTGACTTCCTCGGCGACCACTGCAAAGCCGCGACCCGCTTCGCCAGCCCGGGCAGCTTCAATGGCGGCGTTGAGGGCCAGCAGGTTGGTCTGTTCGGCGATCGAGCGTATCACCTCCA
This DNA window, taken from Pseudomonas fluorescens NCIMB 11764, encodes the following:
- a CDS encoding ABC transporter ATP-binding protein, which gives rise to MIELHQVTAYQQQTRVLDQLSLNIGPQERVAILGPNGAGKSTLLKLINRELYPVAQDGSYLKLFGSETLNLWQLRNRIGFVSQDLQEDYTPYTSALDVVVSGFFGAIGAHEHLQPTELQREQARAMMARLGISHDESCMFQRLSTGQKRRLLLARALVHEPQALIFDEPANGLDMGASLAMLTLLRGFCSEGRALLITTHHVDEIIPEIERVVLIRQGQIVADGPKSELLTSAHLSDLYETPLHISEKNGWYRCWHD
- a CDS encoding TetR/AcrR family transcriptional regulator — protein: MATQTIELDAPLDHRSVTAQRKRDAMRARILSATMDLLEDPSKVSVTIEDVARVANISRGAFYKHFASLEEAVAAIGQEATDGMTLHILPVYDVLTHPLERISTAMRLFLLRAHTDRRWAAFFLRADLVQDQSILLKYVLADLQAGRDAGLLDLPSMQAGVDALIGATLEGVRSMNQRRVDDPQAYIDAVILMVLRGFGVENMSAHEAVTFSRSYLQTQAQVD
- a CDS encoding flavin reductase family protein; the protein is MNDAHNDAAKFRRVMGRFATGVTVVTYERENEAAGMTANAFLSVSLEPQLILVSIKNESRFCKHIKQGDCYGVNFLTEQQEHISGHFAGRAVEGLDVAMNKLQGVPIIEGSLAHIVARVVQIHAAGDHQLYIAEVIELVEAAQARPLLFFSGQYGKLNAA
- a CDS encoding acyl-CoA dehydrogenase family protein; amino-acid sequence: MNSLLANVTVNAQVDSNDLIARASGLVATLRSRTREVDELARLPENTVNDLDAIGAFDLMIPRQHGGLQTSVRTYMEVVSEIGRGDGSAGWACALINICNWMLATLYSKTVSDPIFASGGKVRSSGVLSPRKAQVKRVAGGILIEEGLWGFNSGVYHAQWDLLGIPIVNEAGETVDQGLALIPIEDITLLHDWDTMALRGSGSTSVSVKNLFVPDERIASVSKAIAGEYASTHLQGEALYRGAFIPLLAIILVFPALGIAKAALETFLAKLPGRGIQYTWYSQQDEAAVTHLQVGEASAKLDAARLVVERCVDEIDACAAAGTTMDRQTRARIRRDTGYASQLIWEGVDLLATASGGSLAGSANPFNRLWRDARVANLHGVVCTSTNLELFGRILCGKEANTPLV